GCGGCGCATTACACATCAACTGCCCGTTTGCCGAGCCGCTGTATGGCGAAATGAACGAAACGGGTCGGGTCTGGCAGCAGCAGCTTGGCGAGTGGTGGGAAAGCGAAAAACCCTGGCTGCGTGAACACACCCATCTGGAAAGCGCCAGACAGCGTGACTGGTTTTTCTGGCGGCAGAAGCGCGGCGTGGTGGTTGCCGGGCGCATGAGCGCCGCCGAGGGCAAACTGGTCGCCGACTGGGCGAAGACGCTCGGCTGGCCGCTGATTGGCGACGTGCTTTCCCAGACTGGCCAGCCGCTGCCCTGTGCCGATCTCTGGCTGGGGAACGCCAAAGCGGTGACCGAACTGGCGCAGGCGGATATCGTGGTGCAGATTGGCTCCAGCCTGACCGGTAAACGGCTCCTGCAGTGGCAGGCGACCTGCAAGCCGGAAGAGTACTGGCTGGTGGACCCGCTGGAAGGGCGGCTCGACCCGGCGCACCATCGTGGTCGCCGTCTGGTCTGCGAGATTGACGCCTGGCTTGAGCAGCATCCTGCTGAAAAACGCAAACCCTGGGCAACGGCAATCCCGGACCTTGCCCGCCAGGCGTGGGAACTTACCCAGGCGCAGTGCGAAAGGTTTGGCGAGGCGGAACTGGCGCACCGGATCCGTCAGTATCTGCCGGAGCAGGGGCAGCTGTTTGTCGGCAACAGCCTGGTGGTGCGTCTGATTGACGCCTTATCTCAGCTGCCTGCCGGCTACCCGGTGTACAGTAACCGGGGGGCCAGCGGAATTGACGGGCTGATCTCGACTGCGGCAGGCGTGCAGCGCGCCAGTGCAAAATCCACGCTTGCGATTGTTGGCGATCTTTCCGCCCTGTACGACCTCAACGCGCTGGCGCTGCTGCGTCAGGCTTCCGCACCGTTTGTGCTGATTGTGGTGAATAACAACGGCGGACAAATTTTCTCTCTGCTTCCCACTCCGCAGAGCGAGCGCGAGCGTTTCTACCTGATGCCGCAGAACGTGCAGTTCGAGCATGCGGCAGCGATGTTCAGCCTCACGTACCATCGCCCCGAAAGCTGGGCCGATCTGGACGCGGCGTTGAGCACGGCCTGGCGTCAGCCTGGCGCTACGCTGATTGAGCTGGTGGTTAACGACTCTGACGGCGCCCAGCGGCTGCAAAATCTGCTGGCGCAGGTGAGCCAGCTGTGATCCTCGCGGGCGAGCAAAGGGCCGGGAAACCAGGTTACCCCTGGCTGGTCTTTTTGCACGGTTTTTCCGGCGATGCCCGCGAGTGGCGGGCGGTTGGGGAGCAACTCGGCGACTACCCGCAGCTGTACCTTGACCTGCCGGGGCACGGTGGCTCTACCGGTATCTCCGTTTCGGGCTTTCATGAGGTCAGCCAGTTGCTGACCACAACTCTTATTAGTTACAACATACTCTCTTACTGGCTGGTGGGGTACTCTCTCGGCGGCCGCATTGCGATGTTTCACGCCTGCCAGCAGCCAACAGGGCTGCGCGGCGTGGTGGTCGAAGGGGGCCATCCGGGGCTGCAGGATGCGCACGCGCGCGACGCCCGGTTGGATTCCGATCGCCGCTGGGCGAAGCGTCTGCGCACGGAACCGCTCGGCACGGTTTTCGCCGACTGGTATCAGCAGCCGGTGTTCGCCTCGCTCACGCAGGCACAGCGCAGCGAGCTGATAACCCTGCGCAGCCAGAACAGCGGCGCGGCTCTGGCGGATATGCTCGAGGCGACCTCGCTCGCCGTACAGCCCGATCTCCGTTCTGCGTTCGCAGCAAACCCCGTGCCTTTTTACTATCTCTATGGTGAACGTGATGAAAAATTTGGTGGCATCGCCGCCGAACTGAACGCCGTTCGCCATGCTATCCCTCATGCCGGACACAACGCCCATCGGGAAAATCCCGCTGCGGTGGCTGCGACTCTGGCGCAGATTCTGCGTCTTCCAACAAAGGACACACTATGATCTATCCTGATGAAAACATGCTCTACGCACCGGTTGAATGGCAAGACTGCTCCGAAGGCTATACCGACATTCGTTATCACAAATCGGCTGATGGGATTGCCAAAATCACCATCAACCGCCCGCAGGTGCGCAACGCGTTTCGCCCGCTGACCGTAAAAGAGATGATTCAGGCGCTGGCGGATGCACGCTATGACGACAATATCGGCGTCATTGTCCTGACCGGTGAAGGCGACAAAGCCTTCTGCTCCGGCGGTGACCAGAAAGTGCGTGGCGATTACGGCGGATACCAGGATGATACCGGTACGCACCACCTGAACGTGCTCGATTTCCAGCGCCAGATCCGCACCTGTCCAAAACCGGTTGTTGCCATGGTCGCGGGCTACTCCATCGGCGGCGGCCACGTGCTGCACATGATGTGCGACCTGACCATTGCCGCTGAAAACGCCATCTTCGGCCAGACCGGCCCGAAAGTCGGCTCGTTCGACGGCGGCTGGGGCGCGTCCTACATGGCTCGCATTGTCGGTCAGAAAAAAGCGCGCGAAATCTGGTTCCTGTGCCGTCAGTATAACGCTCAGGAAGCGCTGGACATGGGCCTGGTGAATACCGTGGTACCTGTCGCCGATCTCGAAAAAGAGACCGTCCGCTGGTGTCGCGAAATGCTGCAAAACAGCCCAATGGCGCTGCGCTGCCTGAAGGCGGCACTCAATGCCGACTGCGACGGCCAGGCGGGTCTGCAGGAGCTGGCGGGTAACGCCACCATGCTGTTCTACATGACCGAAGAGGGTCAGGAAGGACGCAACGCGTTCAATGAAAAACGTCAGCCAGACTTCAGCAAATACAAACGGAACCCGTAATGCGTCGCGCGCAGGTTTACCGCTGGCAGATACCCATGGACGCGGGCGTGGTGCTGCGTGAACGGCGGTTAAAAACCCGTGACGGGCTGTTCGTGCATCTCCGGCAGGGCGAGCGCGAAGGGTGGGGCGAGGTTTCGCCCCTTCCGGGCTTTAGCCAGGAGTCGCTGGAGGAGGCGCAGGCTGCAGTGCTTGCCTGGGCGCGCGAATGGCGCGAGGGGGCCGAACCGGCACTGCCGGACATCCCCTCCGCTGCCTTCGGCGTAAGCTGCGCGCTGGCCGAGCTTGAGGGCCGCTTGCCCAACGCGGCGAACTATCGCGCCGCGCCGCTCTGCACCGGCGATCCGGACGAGCTGTTTGCACTGCTCTCCGCCATGCCGGGCGAAAAAGTGGCGAAAATCAAGGTCGGGCTGTACGAAGCGGTGCGCGACGGAATGGTGGCGAACCTGCTGCTCGAAGCGATCCCCGATTTGCATTTGCGTCTGGACGCCAACCGCGCCTGGACGCCGCTCAAGGCTCAGCAGTTTGCGAAGTATGTTAATCCCGCATACCGCAACCGTATCGCCTTCCTTGAAGAGCCCTGCAAAACCCGCGATGACTCCCGCGCCTTTGCCCGTGAAACGGGCATTGCAATTGCGTGGGATGAAAGCCTGCGCGAGGCGGATTTTGCATTCATCGCCGAGCCTGGCGTGAGTGCGGTGGTGATCAAACCCACGCTCACCGGCAGCCTGGAGAAAGTGCGCGAGCAGGTCGCGGCGGCCCATGCCTTAGGGCTGACGGCGGTGATCAGTTCGTCCATTGAATC
This region of Enterobacter cancerogenus genomic DNA includes:
- the menD gene encoding 2-succinyl-5-enolpyruvyl-6-hydroxy-3-cyclohexene-1-carboxylic-acid synthase, which translates into the protein MSVSSFNRRWATVILEALTRHGVRHVCIAPGSRSTPLTLAAAENRAFIHHTHFDERGLGHLALGLAKVSKAPVAVIVTSGTAVANLYPAIIEAGLTGEKLILLTADRPPELIDCGANQAIRQPNIFATHPSETLSLPRPTQDIPAAWLVSTIDHAMGSLRSGALHINCPFAEPLYGEMNETGRVWQQQLGEWWESEKPWLREHTHLESARQRDWFFWRQKRGVVVAGRMSAAEGKLVADWAKTLGWPLIGDVLSQTGQPLPCADLWLGNAKAVTELAQADIVVQIGSSLTGKRLLQWQATCKPEEYWLVDPLEGRLDPAHHRGRRLVCEIDAWLEQHPAEKRKPWATAIPDLARQAWELTQAQCERFGEAELAHRIRQYLPEQGQLFVGNSLVVRLIDALSQLPAGYPVYSNRGASGIDGLISTAAGVQRASAKSTLAIVGDLSALYDLNALALLRQASAPFVLIVVNNNGGQIFSLLPTPQSERERFYLMPQNVQFEHAAAMFSLTYHRPESWADLDAALSTAWRQPGATLIELVVNDSDGAQRLQNLLAQVSQL
- the menH gene encoding 2-succinyl-6-hydroxy-2,4-cyclohexadiene-1-carboxylate synthase; the protein is MILAGEQRAGKPGYPWLVFLHGFSGDAREWRAVGEQLGDYPQLYLDLPGHGGSTGISVSGFHEVSQLLTTTLISYNILSYWLVGYSLGGRIAMFHACQQPTGLRGVVVEGGHPGLQDAHARDARLDSDRRWAKRLRTEPLGTVFADWYQQPVFASLTQAQRSELITLRSQNSGAALADMLEATSLAVQPDLRSAFAANPVPFYYLYGERDEKFGGIAAELNAVRHAIPHAGHNAHRENPAAVAATLAQILRLPTKDTL
- the menB gene encoding 1,4-dihydroxy-2-naphthoyl-CoA synthase; the encoded protein is MIYPDENMLYAPVEWQDCSEGYTDIRYHKSADGIAKITINRPQVRNAFRPLTVKEMIQALADARYDDNIGVIVLTGEGDKAFCSGGDQKVRGDYGGYQDDTGTHHLNVLDFQRQIRTCPKPVVAMVAGYSIGGGHVLHMMCDLTIAAENAIFGQTGPKVGSFDGGWGASYMARIVGQKKAREIWFLCRQYNAQEALDMGLVNTVVPVADLEKETVRWCREMLQNSPMALRCLKAALNADCDGQAGLQELAGNATMLFYMTEEGQEGRNAFNEKRQPDFSKYKRNP
- the menC gene encoding o-succinylbenzoate synthase; translation: MRRAQVYRWQIPMDAGVVLRERRLKTRDGLFVHLRQGEREGWGEVSPLPGFSQESLEEAQAAVLAWAREWREGAEPALPDIPSAAFGVSCALAELEGRLPNAANYRAAPLCTGDPDELFALLSAMPGEKVAKIKVGLYEAVRDGMVANLLLEAIPDLHLRLDANRAWTPLKAQQFAKYVNPAYRNRIAFLEEPCKTRDDSRAFARETGIAIAWDESLREADFAFIAEPGVSAVVIKPTLTGSLEKVREQVAAAHALGLTAVISSSIESSLGLTQLARLAAWLTPDTLPGLDTLNLMQAQLIRTWPDSALPCLGVEALEPLL